Part of the uncultured Anaeromusa sp. genome is shown below.
GCCTATAAGATGCCTGCTGGCATGGCCTTGTCGGTTACTGGCGTGGGCGCTCTTTACGGTATCTTCCCAATTTTCTGGATCGTTATTATGGCTATTTTTATTTACAATATTACAGTAGAAACGGGACAATTCGAGATCGTTAAGAACTCGATTGCCGCTATTACGGATGACCGTCGTCTGCAGGCCCTCTTGGTTGCCTTCGCTTTCGGCGCGTTCCTTGAAGGTGCTGCCGGTTTCGGTACGCCTGTTGCCATTTCCGCCGGCATGTTGGTGGGTCTGGGCTTCAACCCGCTGTATGCCGCTGGTCTGTGCTTGATTGCCAATACGGCTCCGGTTGCTTTCGGCGGTATTGGTATTCCGATTATCGTTGCTGGTCAGGTTTCTGGCGTAGATACCATGCAAATCAGCGCCATGGTAGGCCGTCAGTTGCCTTTCCTTTCCGTCATTATTCCGATTTGGCTGGTTACCTTGATGGCTGGCTGGAAATCCTGCATGGAAGTTCTGCCGGCTTGCTTGGTGGCTGGTGTTTCCTTCGCTGGTTTGCAGTGGTTCTCCTCGAACTACCTCGGACCAGAACTGCCCGACATCTTGTCCTCCTTGGCTGCGATCATTTCGCTGGCTCTGTTCCTGCGGGTGTGGAAGCCTGCTACGATCTGGCGCTTTGAAAACGAAAAAGCTCCTACGCTGCAGGTTAAGGGAACTGATTCTACTGCTGCCGTAATCAAAGCTTGGTCTCCGTTCATCATCCTGACGATTATGGTTATTCTCTGGGGTCTGAAGCCGGTTGCGGCCATGCTTGACACTGTAACCTTGAAATGGCTGGTTCCTGGCTTGCATAAAGCCATTATCCAGGTGGCTCCGATTGCGAAGAGCCCCAAAGCTATGGACGTTATCTTCAAAGTCAACTGGCTGAGCGCCGCCGGTACGGCGTTGCTTTTCGCAAGTATTTTCTCCTCCATGGTTCTGGGCGTTGGACCGAGCCGTTATTTCTCTATCTTGGGCCGTACTTTCAGCCAGTTGAAAAAGCCCTTGATTACCATTCCTTGCGTTTTAGGCTTGGCTTATATCATGAACTTCTCTGGCATGAGCGCTACCATGGGTCTGTTCTTGGCAGGCACGGGCAGCTTGTTCCCCTTCTTTGCACCGGTATTGGGCTGGTTGGGCGTGTTCCTGACAGGCTCTGATACTTCGGCTAATGCTCTCTTTGGCAACCTGCAGGCTGTTACGGCGCAGCAGGTTGGCGTTGATCCCGTTTTGACGGTTGCGGCCAACTCTTCAGGCGGTGTAACCGGTAAAATGATCTCGCCTCAGTCCATTGCTGTTGCTACGGCTGCTACCGGTTTGGTAGGCAAGGAAGGCGATTTGTTTAACTTTACGGTTATGCACTCCTTCGTGTTGTGTATCATTGTTTGTATCATGACTTATGCTCAGGCATATTTCTTGTCCTGGATGATTCCGCACTAAGCAGTAATTTTCGACAGGATGCGCAGGATGGAAGCTGTCTTCCATCCTGTTTGCTTTTTCATTGCTACATAGGAAGGGTCCATAGGCAGAGTATGGACTTTGTTTGGCTGGTAGTGTATTATAGAAGCAGACTTTGTTTGTAGGTGATACGATCGTGATGAATCAAGAACTTTTTGCATTGGCTCAACAAGATCTTGCGGCGTTGGAAGCGGAGTTGCTTTCAGTGGTGGATTCGCCGGTGGATCTGGTCCATAAAATTAGCGATCACCTAGTGCAGGCCGGCGGCAAGCGGTTGCGTCCTGCGCTCTATTTTTTGTGCGCACGCAGCAGCGGCGGCCAGCCGGCTACCATGATGCCTCTGGCTACAGCTATTGAAATGATTCATATGGCAACGCTGGTCCATGATGATGTAGTGGATTCTTCGCATACAAGGAGAGGGCGGCCGACAGCTAATTCGCTTTGGGGTAATCAGATGTCGGTTTTGACAGGCGACTATTTGTTTGCCAAGGCGTTTTCTCTGATTGCTACGCAGGTGAATCAGAATATGCTGCGCGTATTGGCGGATGTTATTTGTGCTATGTGTGAAGGCGAGATCATTCAAAATCAGTTTATTTTCCAGCTTGAGCAGAGCGAGCAAGAATATTATGCGCGGATTGCTAAAAAAACAGCTGACTTCATTGCCGCCAGCTGTGAATTAGGGGCGTTGTCCGCCGGCTTGACCGCAGAAGCTACCAATGCGCTGCGCCAGTATGGGTATGCCTTGGGTATGGCTTTTCAAATTACTGATGATATTTTAGATGTGACGGCTTCCAGTGCGCAAATTGGCAAGCCCGCTGGAAATGACTTGCGGCAGGGGATTATTACGCTGCCGGTCCTGCGAGCTTTGACGGTAGCAGAAGAGCGGGACAGCTTGCGCAGCTTGCTCGAGCAAAAAGTTGTGCTGAATGATGAGGAAGTCCGGCAAGCTTTAGACATAGTGCATGCATCTGACGGTGTTGCCTATGCTTATGCTAAAGTGGATGGGTATTTGCAACAGGCCAAAGAGGTGTTGCCTGATTGTTTGAAGGAGAATTTCCGAGAAACTTTTTGTCAGGTAGCAGATTTTGTTAATTTGCGTAAAT
Proteins encoded:
- a CDS encoding lactate permease LctP family transporter; protein product: MTWTQMYDPMGSLALSSLVAAIPMIIIFYMLAIRRTPGHIAGAVAVTSAVLIAILAYKMPAGMALSVTGVGALYGIFPIFWIVIMAIFIYNITVETGQFEIVKNSIAAITDDRRLQALLVAFAFGAFLEGAAGFGTPVAISAGMLVGLGFNPLYAAGLCLIANTAPVAFGGIGIPIIVAGQVSGVDTMQISAMVGRQLPFLSVIIPIWLVTLMAGWKSCMEVLPACLVAGVSFAGLQWFSSNYLGPELPDILSSLAAIISLALFLRVWKPATIWRFENEKAPTLQVKGTDSTAAVIKAWSPFIILTIMVILWGLKPVAAMLDTVTLKWLVPGLHKAIIQVAPIAKSPKAMDVIFKVNWLSAAGTALLFASIFSSMVLGVGPSRYFSILGRTFSQLKKPLITIPCVLGLAYIMNFSGMSATMGLFLAGTGSLFPFFAPVLGWLGVFLTGSDTSANALFGNLQAVTAQQVGVDPVLTVAANSSGGVTGKMISPQSIAVATAATGLVGKEGDLFNFTVMHSFVLCIIVCIMTYAQAYFLSWMIPH
- a CDS encoding polyprenyl synthetase family protein; its protein translation is MNQELFALAQQDLAALEAELLSVVDSPVDLVHKISDHLVQAGGKRLRPALYFLCARSSGGQPATMMPLATAIEMIHMATLVHDDVVDSSHTRRGRPTANSLWGNQMSVLTGDYLFAKAFSLIATQVNQNMLRVLADVICAMCEGEIIQNQFIFQLEQSEQEYYARIAKKTADFIAASCELGALSAGLTAEATNALRQYGYALGMAFQITDDILDVTASSAQIGKPAGNDLRQGIITLPVLRALTVAEERDSLRSLLEQKVVLNDEEVRQALDIVHASDGVAYAYAKVDGYLQQAKEVLPDCLKENFRETFCQVADFVNLRKC